From Kogia breviceps isolate mKogBre1 chromosome 2, mKogBre1 haplotype 1, whole genome shotgun sequence, one genomic window encodes:
- the CXCR4 gene encoding C-X-C chemokine receptor type 4 gives MDGFHIFSSDNYTEDDLGSGDYDSIKEPCFREENAHFNRIFLPTVYSIIFLTGIVGNGLVILVMGYQKKLRSMTDKYRLHLSVADLLFVLTLPFWAVDAVANWYFGNFLCKAVHVIYTVNLYSSVLILAFISLDRYLAIVHATNSQRPRKLLAEKVVYVGVWIPALLLTIPDFIFANVREADGRYICDRFYPTDLWLVVFQFQHIVVGLILPGIVILSCYCIIISKLSHSKGYQKRKALKTTVILILAFFACWLPYYIGISIDSFILLEIIQQGCEFESTVHKWISITEALAFFHCCLNPILYAFLGAKFKTSAQHALTSVSRGSSLKILSKGKRGGHSSVSTESESSSFHSS, from the exons ATGGACGGGTTCCAT ATATTCTCTTCAGATAATTACACAGAGGATGACTTGGGCTCAGGAGACTATGACTCCATAAAGGAACCCTGCTTCCGGGAGGAAAATGCCCATTTCAACCGTATCTTTCTGCCCACTGTCTACTCCATCATCTTCTTGACTGGCATAGTGGGTAACGGATTGGTCATCCTGGTCATGGGTTACCAGAAGAAACTGAGAAGCATGACAGACAAGTACAGACTGCACCTGTCCGTGGCAGACCTCCTCTTTGTCCTCACACTTCCCTTCTGGGCAGTCGATGCCGTGGCAAACTGGTACTTTGGGAATTTCCTGTGCAAGGCAGTCCATGTCATCTACACAGTCAACCTCTACAGCAGTGTCCTCATCCTGGCCTTCATCAGTCTGGACCGGTACCTGGCTATCGTCCATGCCACCAACAGTCAGAGGCCAAGGAAGCTGTTGGCTGAAAAGGTGGTCTATGTTGGTGTCTGGATACCTGCTCTCCTGTTGACTATTCCCGATTTCATCTTTGCCAACGTCAGGGAGGCGGATGGGAGGTACATCTGCGACCGCTTCTATCCCACCGACTTGTGGTTGGTGGTGTTCCAGTTTCAGCACATCGTGGTTGGCCTTATCCTGCCAGGTATCGTCATCCTGTCCTGCTATTGCATTATCATCTCCAAGCTGTCACACTCCAAGGGCTACCAGAAGCGGAAGGCCCTCAAGACCACAGTTATCCTCATCCTGGCTTTCTTTGCCTGCTGGCTGCCCTACTACATTGGGATCAGCATCGACTCCTTCATCCTCCTGGAAATCATCCAGCAAGGGTGTGAGTTTGAGAGCACTGTGCACAAGTGGATTTCCATCACCGAGGCCCTAGCCTTTTTCCATTGTTGCCTGAATCCCATCCTCTATGCCTTCCTTGGGGCCAAATTTAAAACCTCTGCCCAGCATGCACTCACCTCTGTGAGCAGAGGGTCCAGCCTGAAGATCCTCTCCAAGGGAAAGCGGGGTGGACATTCTTCTGTTTCAACCGAGTCGGAGTCTTCAAGTTTTCACTCCAGCTAA